From the genome of Persephonella sp., one region includes:
- the elbB gene encoding isoprenoid biosynthesis glyoxalase ElbB, with protein sequence MKVGVLLSGCGVFDGAEIHEATLTLYFLDREGVEIVCMAPNIPQKEVINHLNGEKMDETRNVLIEAARIARGEIKDINDVSADDIDALIMPGGYGVAKNFSTFLEKGAEADVIPEVKRLLVEMFEKGKPIGAVCISPVIVAAALREAKVKLTIGSDEQVAKAIEAMGQQHLVCPVSEALVDEEHKIVSTPAYMEGKTIKDVADGIEKLVKEVLRLAGK encoded by the coding sequence ATGAAGGTAGGAGTTCTCCTTTCAGGTTGTGGAGTTTTTGATGGAGCAGAGATACATGAGGCAACCTTAACCCTTTATTTTCTTGACAGGGAAGGTGTAGAGATTGTATGTATGGCTCCAAATATTCCACAAAAAGAAGTGATCAATCACCTAAACGGTGAAAAGATGGACGAGACAAGAAATGTTCTTATTGAGGCGGCAAGGATAGCAAGGGGAGAGATAAAAGATATAAATGATGTTTCTGCAGACGATATAGATGCACTTATTATGCCCGGAGGATACGGTGTTGCGAAGAACTTCTCCACATTCCTTGAAAAAGGTGCTGAGGCAGATGTTATCCCAGAGGTAAAGAGGCTTCTTGTTGAGATGTTTGAAAAGGGAAAGCCTATAGGTGCTGTGTGTATATCTCCTGTTATAGTGGCTGCAGCTTTAAGGGAAGCCAAGGTTAAACTTACGATAGGAAGCGACGAGCAGGTGGCAAAAGCTATTGAGGCTATGGGTCAACAACATCTTGTATGCCCTGTTTCCGAAGCTCTTGTTGATGAAGAGCATAAGATAGTTTCAACACCTGCTTACATGGAAGGAAAAACGATAAAAGATGTTGCAGACGGAATAGAAAAACTTGTAAAAGAAGTTCTTAGGCTTGCAGGTAAATAA
- a CDS encoding lysophospholipid acyltransferase family protein encodes MTHQIASFLFSILKALPREKNLRAGENIGNLFWNLGYRKDVIMKNLDIAFPEKSKEWKNRIGKKSLQNIGRTLSEFPKIPQYVENRQINKIFVVEKGEDILREKGSKIIITAHIGNWEVGGAGLVSRYGDLVSLAYRMKNKKLNDLINSIRRASGLKIIFHDQPLKDFVKALKEGKRVVFLADQNALRHRGVFVDFFGLPASTVVFPAKLAYRYNVPVVFAYQYFDYKEKIYRADIKKISWEPSKDKEESIKNLVQIYTKEIENAAKKYPDQYFWVHKRWKTRPEGEPENIY; translated from the coding sequence ATGACCCATCAGATTGCCAGTTTTCTTTTTTCTATTTTAAAAGCACTTCCCCGTGAAAAAAACTTGAGAGCTGGAGAAAACATCGGAAATCTGTTTTGGAATTTAGGATACAGAAAAGATGTAATTATGAAAAACCTTGATATAGCATTTCCAGAAAAAAGCAAAGAATGGAAAAATCGGATCGGAAAAAAATCTCTACAGAATATTGGCAGAACCCTTTCAGAATTTCCCAAAATCCCCCAGTATGTTGAAAATAGACAGATAAATAAAATTTTTGTAGTTGAGAAAGGTGAAGATATACTCAGGGAAAAAGGAAGCAAAATTATAATTACAGCCCATATTGGAAACTGGGAAGTTGGAGGAGCAGGACTCGTAAGCAGGTATGGGGATCTTGTTTCTCTTGCTTACAGAATGAAAAACAAAAAACTTAATGATCTGATTAACTCAATAAGAAGAGCTTCTGGGTTAAAAATAATTTTTCATGATCAGCCCTTAAAAGATTTTGTAAAAGCTCTAAAAGAGGGGAAAAGGGTTGTGTTCCTTGCAGATCAGAACGCATTAAGGCACAGGGGTGTTTTTGTTGATTTTTTTGGTCTTCCGGCGTCAACGGTAGTTTTTCCTGCAAAACTTGCATATAGGTATAATGTTCCTGTTGTATTTGCCTATCAGTATTTTGATTATAAAGAAAAAATATACAGGGCAGATATTAAAAAGATCAGCTGGGAACCTTCAAAAGATAAAGAAGAATCAATTAAAAATCTTGTTCAGATATACACAAAGGAAATAGAAAATGCCGCAAAAAAATATCCAGATCAATATTTCTGGGTTCACAAAAGGTGGAAAACAAGACCTGAGGGAGAGCCTGAGAATATTTATTGA
- the atpC gene encoding ATP synthase F1 subunit epsilon: protein MYQLEVVTPEGIVFQGEVEQTVINTSDGEIGILENHMLLLTNVVPGKLRIERPEEEPMELAVTYGTIDVRGDRVIVLVEEAFEFSEINVEQEKKTLEEAVAKLEQKETLSLEEIENFERMKERAEVLLELAGVKVR from the coding sequence ATGTATCAACTTGAGGTTGTTACACCTGAAGGAATAGTTTTTCAGGGAGAGGTTGAACAGACCGTAATAAATACATCCGACGGTGAGATCGGAATACTTGAAAACCACATGCTTCTTTTGACAAATGTAGTTCCCGGAAAACTTAGAATAGAAAGACCTGAAGAAGAACCAATGGAACTTGCTGTAACTTATGGAACTATTGATGTTAGAGGAGACAGGGTAATAGTTCTGGTTGAGGAAGCCTTTGAGTTTAGCGAGATAAATGTTGAGCAGGAAAAGAAAACCCTTGAAGAAGCTGTTGCAAAGTTAGAACAGAAGGAGACTTTATCCCTTGAGGAAATTGAAAACTTTGAAAGAATGAAAGAAAGGGCTGAAGTTCTCCTTGAACTTGCAGGTGTAAAAGTCAGGTAA
- a CDS encoding NUDIX hydrolase, whose translation METKWEFSAGGVVYTKNEKGDIEILLIRVKNRWSFPKGNIERGEPKDKAALREVKEETGVDAEIVEYLGEVDYWYSMDLYRIHKFVYYYLMRYKGGQITPQKEEIDEAKFFPVDEVESILTYPTDKKIFERAVKSLKKIGEI comes from the coding sequence ATGGAAACAAAGTGGGAGTTTTCTGCTGGTGGAGTTGTTTACACAAAAAATGAAAAGGGAGATATTGAGATACTGCTGATAAGGGTAAAAAACAGATGGAGTTTTCCTAAAGGAAATATTGAAAGAGGTGAGCCGAAAGACAAGGCGGCATTAAGGGAAGTGAAAGAAGAAACGGGGGTTGATGCAGAAATAGTTGAATACTTGGGAGAGGTGGACTACTGGTACAGTATGGATCTGTATAGAATTCATAAGTTTGTTTATTACTACCTTATGAGATATAAAGGGGGTCAGATAACACCCCAAAAGGAAGAAATAGATGAAGCAAAATTTTTTCCTGTAGATGAGGTTGAAAGCATTTTAACCTATCCTACAGACAAAAAAATATTTGAAAGGGCGGTCAAATCGTTAAAGAAAATAGGTGAAATCTAA
- a CDS encoding homoserine dehydrogenase — protein sequence MKEVNVGIVGYGVVGNGVAKILEEKNDLLAKKAGIRINLKKVFTRNWNKTFPYPLSEEKKAHSLDELLQDKDIHIIVELTGGIDFPYDLMIKSIKNGKHIVTANKALLAEKGKDIFIEAEKKGIRIGFEAAVAGGIPIIRSLREGLIANKIQKIYGILNGTTNFILTKMFREGRDFGSVLKEAQDLGYAEADPTLDINGTDAAHKITILASLSYGGFVDFSGVYVEGIENINSLDIDLGRELGYTLKLIAIAKLHNGEVEVRVHPTFLPSEHPLSKVDGVYNAVMVEGDSVGETMFYGKGAGSLPTASAVVSDIVDIGKSIALGVGREIEVTSMNWEHRDLSLTKTSDFYTRYYLRFTVPDVTGILAKVSAVFAKYNISIAAVIQKEKVLSFAGETKEKVVPLVILTHTASENNIQKAIKEIENQKITVEKTVLIRVEDEEK from the coding sequence TTGAAAGAGGTTAATGTGGGGATAGTTGGCTACGGTGTTGTTGGAAACGGCGTAGCAAAAATTCTTGAAGAAAAAAATGATCTTTTGGCAAAAAAAGCCGGAATAAGAATAAACCTTAAAAAGGTCTTTACAAGAAACTGGAATAAAACTTTTCCATATCCCCTTTCTGAAGAAAAAAAAGCCCATTCATTAGATGAGCTTCTTCAGGATAAGGATATTCACATAATAGTTGAGCTTACAGGGGGAATAGACTTTCCATATGATCTAATGATCAAGAGTATAAAAAATGGAAAACATATAGTCACAGCAAACAAAGCCCTTCTTGCAGAAAAAGGTAAAGATATTTTTATTGAGGCTGAAAAAAAAGGAATAAGAATAGGTTTTGAGGCTGCTGTTGCTGGGGGAATTCCCATTATAAGATCGCTCAGGGAGGGACTTATAGCAAACAAAATTCAGAAGATATACGGAATTCTAAACGGAACAACAAATTTTATTCTGACAAAGATGTTTAGAGAAGGGAGGGATTTTGGTTCTGTTTTAAAAGAAGCCCAGGATTTAGGTTATGCAGAGGCAGATCCAACACTTGATATTAACGGCACAGATGCAGCCCACAAGATAACAATTCTTGCCTCCCTTTCATATGGAGGATTTGTAGATTTTTCAGGGGTTTATGTTGAAGGTATAGAAAATATAAATAGTCTTGATATTGATCTGGGTAGAGAACTTGGGTATACCTTAAAACTCATTGCGATAGCAAAACTTCACAACGGAGAGGTTGAGGTCAGGGTTCACCCAACTTTTTTACCTTCAGAACACCCCCTTTCTAAGGTTGACGGAGTTTATAATGCTGTTATGGTTGAAGGGGATTCTGTTGGAGAAACCATGTTTTATGGGAAGGGTGCAGGTAGTCTCCCTACAGCAAGCGCTGTTGTGAGCGATATTGTTGATATAGGAAAAAGCATCGCATTAGGTGTGGGAAGAGAAATAGAAGTAACATCAATGAACTGGGAGCATAGAGATCTATCCCTTACAAAAACATCTGACTTTTATACAAGATACTACCTCAGGTTTACAGTTCCTGATGTGACAGGAATTCTTGCCAAGGTTTCAGCAGTTTTTGCAAAATACAACATAAGTATCGCTGCTGTTATTCAAAAAGAAAAAGTTCTTTCTTTTGCAGGTGAAACAAAAGAAAAGGTAGTTCCTCTTGTTATTCTTACGCACACAGCATCAGAAAACAATATACAAAAAGCAATAAAGGAGATAGAAAACCAGAAAATAACTGTTGAAAAAACAGTTCTTATCAGGGTAGAAGACGAAGAGAAATGA
- the dcd gene encoding dCTP deaminase → MLLKEPQIIQLIKIGSISIDPFDVELQLHGSYIDLRLSDRFYRFPEDLQPEIQILDPENPYFNILERDYISEKGIVLEPGGFYIFETLEYVSIPENISIYLQPKLRLSRLGINLINTGWVEHGFEGNLTLCVHNVNSYPVRIFKNMPLVHIFFSKSEL, encoded by the coding sequence TTGCTTTTAAAAGAACCCCAAATTATACAGCTAATAAAAATAGGTTCTATCAGTATTGATCCTTTTGATGTGGAGCTTCAGCTCCACGGCTCTTATATTGATTTAAGACTTTCAGACAGATTTTACAGGTTTCCAGAGGATTTACAGCCTGAGATACAGATCCTTGACCCTGAAAACCCATATTTTAATATTCTTGAAAGGGATTATATTTCAGAAAAGGGTATAGTTTTAGAACCGGGAGGTTTTTACATTTTTGAGACCCTTGAATATGTTTCTATACCTGAAAATATTTCTATCTATTTACAGCCTAAGCTCAGGCTGTCAAGGTTAGGTATAAACCTGATAAATACTGGCTGGGTTGAGCATGGTTTTGAGGGAAATTTGACATTGTGTGTTCATAACGTAAACAGCTATCCGGTAAGGATTTTTAAAAACATGCCTTTGGTTCATATTTTCTTTTCAAAATCTGAGCTTTAG
- the hemL gene encoding glutamate-1-semialdehyde 2,1-aminomutase translates to MRTERSKELFREAQKYLVGGVNSPVRAFKALGMEPLFIEKGKGSRVWDADGNEFIDYVLSWGPLILGHAHDQIINAIKQISNYGTSFGAPTELEIQMAKAVIDAVPSVEMVRFVNSGTEATMSAIRLARGYTGKKKIIKFDGCYHGHGDSLLVSAGSGVATLGIPGTPGIPEELAQLTIVLPYNDIDAVEEAFKKHGDDIACVILEPVAGNMGVVAPSREYHQRLRDITKQFGALLIWDEVMTGFRLALGGAQELYGIDPDLTTMGKVIGAGLPVGAYGGKREIMLHVAPEGPVYQAGTLSGNPLAMAAGLRQLQILKEKNPYQELDNKGKKLEEGFNQLIDKYGIKATVNRVGSMITMFFTDKEVKNFSDAKSSDLELFNRFYRLMLEKGIYLAPSQFEASFLSTAHSDEDINKTLNAVEDTFKQL, encoded by the coding sequence ATGAGAACCGAAAGATCAAAGGAGTTATTCAGGGAGGCTCAAAAATACCTTGTTGGAGGGGTCAACTCTCCTGTTAGAGCTTTTAAGGCTCTTGGCATGGAGCCACTGTTTATAGAAAAAGGAAAAGGTAGCAGAGTATGGGATGCTGATGGGAATGAGTTTATAGATTATGTTCTTTCATGGGGACCATTAATTCTGGGACATGCCCATGATCAGATAATAAATGCTATAAAACAGATATCAAACTATGGAACAAGCTTTGGAGCACCGACAGAGCTTGAAATACAGATGGCGAAAGCTGTTATTGATGCTGTTCCCTCAGTTGAGATGGTCAGGTTTGTCAACTCAGGAACAGAAGCAACAATGTCTGCCATCAGGCTTGCAAGGGGATACACAGGAAAGAAAAAGATAATCAAGTTTGACGGCTGTTACCACGGTCATGGAGACTCACTGCTTGTTTCTGCAGGCTCTGGAGTTGCAACACTTGGTATACCCGGAACACCAGGTATCCCTGAGGAACTTGCACAGCTCACAATAGTTCTTCCTTACAACGATATAGATGCTGTTGAGGAAGCATTCAAAAAACATGGTGATGATATAGCATGCGTAATTCTTGAACCTGTTGCAGGGAACATGGGAGTTGTTGCCCCCTCCAGAGAGTACCATCAGAGATTGAGGGATATAACAAAACAGTTCGGAGCTCTTTTGATATGGGACGAGGTAATGACAGGTTTCAGACTTGCCCTTGGAGGAGCACAGGAGCTTTATGGAATAGACCCTGATCTAACAACAATGGGCAAGGTTATAGGGGCAGGGCTTCCAGTTGGAGCTTACGGAGGAAAAAGAGAAATAATGCTTCATGTGGCACCTGAAGGACCGGTTTATCAGGCAGGAACCTTATCAGGAAATCCTCTTGCCATGGCAGCAGGATTAAGACAGCTCCAGATATTAAAGGAAAAAAATCCATATCAAGAACTTGATAATAAAGGGAAAAAGCTGGAAGAAGGCTTCAATCAGCTTATTGATAAATATGGAATAAAAGCCACAGTAAACAGGGTAGGCTCAATGATCACAATGTTTTTCACAGACAAAGAGGTGAAAAACTTTAGCGACGCAAAATCGTCTGATCTTGAACTTTTTAACAGATTTTATAGATTAATGCTTGAAAAAGGGATATACCTTGCCCCTTCCCAGTTTGAGGCATCTTTCCTGAGCACTGCCCACAGCGATGAGGATATAAACAAAACCCTGAACGCTGTGGAAGACACATTTAAACAGCTATAG
- a CDS encoding DASS family sodium-coupled anion symporter: protein MSVKKIEKLRREIGLFLAPVLAALVYIAPLDLPKDAHIVFSIMVFCIVFWLTEVVPLSITALLGVTSAVVLGVVSVKEAFLSLGHPVILLFIGSFLIAQAMTKHGLDKRFALNLLSKDFFLKSPIRLIAGFSIIAFILSMWVSNTATTAMLLPLILGIIHMLKNKKIVETGKFATFVLLAVAYSASIGGATTLIGTPTNLIGAGFLKDEGYEVDFLSWFLLAAPITFLTYISLLFYIKFHIRNFSIDYEKIKSLIKEEKRKLPKISIAERNTIFVFFLAAFLWILPGLANLVGNKELYAFLKAHIPEAVVALIAGILLFLLPSRKGEGTLTAKDLKELDWDTILLFGGGIALGKLIIKTGLAEYIGKQVAGVISPELLVLFIFVLVISMVFLTEISSNTATVLTFAPILIGILKQLNLEIFYPVFGIIIAASFAFMLPIATPPNAIIYGSRHVPISKMVKVGFFMNIIGSVIITIFILIYMK from the coding sequence ATGAGTGTAAAAAAAATTGAAAAGCTTCGGAGGGAGATAGGGCTTTTTCTTGCTCCTGTCCTTGCAGCATTAGTTTATATAGCTCCATTGGATCTCCCTAAAGATGCCCATATAGTTTTTTCTATAATGGTTTTCTGTATTGTTTTCTGGCTGACTGAGGTTGTTCCCCTCTCAATAACCGCTCTTCTTGGTGTTACGTCTGCTGTTGTATTAGGAGTTGTCAGCGTAAAAGAAGCTTTTTTAAGCCTTGGACACCCTGTTATCCTCCTTTTTATCGGTAGCTTTCTCATAGCACAGGCGATGACGAAACACGGTCTGGACAAAAGATTTGCTTTGAACCTACTTTCAAAGGATTTTTTCCTGAAAAGTCCGATCAGACTTATAGCAGGATTTTCTATAATAGCTTTCATTTTATCTATGTGGGTGAGCAACACGGCTACAACTGCTATGCTTCTTCCTCTTATTTTAGGAATAATCCATATGCTGAAAAACAAGAAGATTGTTGAAACAGGGAAATTTGCAACTTTTGTTCTTCTTGCTGTTGCTTATTCTGCTTCAATAGGAGGAGCAACGACCCTCATAGGAACACCTACAAATCTTATCGGTGCAGGTTTTTTGAAAGATGAAGGTTATGAAGTGGATTTTCTAAGTTGGTTTTTGCTTGCTGCCCCTATAACATTTCTCACATATATTTCACTGCTTTTTTACATAAAGTTTCACATAAGAAATTTTTCAATAGATTATGAAAAAATAAAATCTCTGATAAAAGAAGAAAAAAGAAAACTCCCTAAAATATCTATTGCCGAAAGAAACACAATTTTTGTTTTTTTCCTTGCTGCTTTTTTATGGATACTTCCAGGTCTTGCAAATCTTGTAGGAAATAAAGAACTTTACGCCTTTTTGAAGGCTCATATTCCTGAAGCTGTAGTTGCCTTGATTGCCGGAATACTTCTGTTTTTACTTCCCTCAAGGAAAGGAGAAGGGACCCTTACAGCAAAGGATCTTAAAGAGCTTGACTGGGATACTATACTTCTGTTTGGAGGAGGTATAGCTTTAGGTAAACTTATTATAAAAACCGGACTTGCTGAGTATATAGGAAAGCAGGTTGCAGGAGTAATCTCCCCTGAATTGTTGGTTCTGTTTATTTTTGTTCTTGTTATATCAATGGTATTCTTGACAGAAATCAGCTCAAACACGGCAACCGTGTTAACTTTTGCCCCTATTCTTATAGGAATTTTAAAACAGCTAAATCTGGAGATATTTTATCCTGTTTTTGGTATTATAATTGCCGCAAGCTTTGCTTTTATGCTTCCGATCGCTACACCACCAAATGCAATTATATATGGAAGCAGACATGTCCCTATCAGTAAGATGGTTAAAGTCGGTTTCTTTATGAACATTATCGGCTCAGTTATAATAACTATTTTCATACTAATTTATATGAAGTGA